The Saprospiraceae bacterium genome includes a window with the following:
- a CDS encoding ParB/RepB/Spo0J family partition protein: MNKKNEVSKGLRSLLSNIEKTNNPAERSQLVKELTGSVATISPELIEVNPFQVRTEFDNEQLLELAQSIKTSGLIQPITVRSVGGNKYQLISGERRLRAAKMAGIKEIPAYIRVANDQEMLEMALVENIQRADLNALEIAISYQRLMDECSITHEQLSDRVGKNRSTVTNYVRLLKLPAQIQASVKNGELSMGHARALAGIDNLALQLRVFKETTQQSLSVRALEQLIKYHQLPNPKTDLHKTKQINPEIIKIRDEFRRAFGANVDIKRDSMGKGTIMLPFNSDDEFNHLVDILRHEKV; this comes from the coding sequence ATGAATAAAAAAAATGAAGTCTCAAAGGGGCTGAGATCGCTGCTTTCAAACATAGAAAAGACTAATAATCCCGCTGAAAGAAGTCAACTGGTCAAAGAGTTGACAGGTTCGGTGGCTACCATCAGTCCGGAACTCATCGAAGTAAATCCTTTTCAGGTAAGGACAGAGTTTGACAACGAACAACTCCTCGAACTGGCGCAGTCCATCAAGACATCCGGACTGATTCAACCCATTACCGTAAGATCTGTAGGTGGGAATAAGTACCAGCTTATCTCGGGTGAGAGACGATTGCGAGCTGCAAAAATGGCTGGTATTAAAGAAATTCCCGCATATATCAGGGTTGCCAATGATCAGGAAATGCTGGAAATGGCACTTGTGGAAAACATACAAAGGGCTGACCTGAACGCACTTGAAATTGCAATATCCTACCAGCGTCTCATGGATGAATGTAGTATCACTCATGAACAGCTTTCTGACCGTGTAGGCAAAAACCGAAGTACAGTAACCAATTATGTAAGATTACTGAAGCTTCCGGCCCAAATACAGGCATCAGTCAAGAATGGAGAACTGAGCATGGGTCATGCAAGAGCACTGGCAGGAATAGATAATCTGGCATTGCAACTCAGAGTATTTAAAGAGACGACCCAACAAAGTCTTTCGGTCAGAGCCCTCGAACAATTGATAAAATATCACCAGCTGCCCAACCCTAAAACAGATTTACATAAAACAAAACAAATCAACCCCGAAATAATAAAAATAAGGGATGAATTCAGAAGGGCATTTGGAGCCAATGTAGATATAAAAAGAGATAGTATGGGGAAAGGGACAATTATGCTTCCTTTTAACTCCGATGACGAATTCAACCATCTTGTAGATATATTACGGCACGAAAAAGTATAA
- the corA gene encoding magnesium/cobalt transporter CorA, with translation MKHKKRLSKTGLPPGTHVYTGKNVDEVSQIELFSYNKTRCVQKKLNHTIPYTFDPELNHWINIYGVHDVAVIKTYCDLIGVHHLFQEDIMNVFQRPKVEEEDDYIFTALKAFDWKTQANELEDEQISIILSRNMVITFQEKPGDHFDMVRERLMTDGSVVRERNIDYLFYRLLDITVDVYFDLLEKMGDYLESTEDLILNQPENGILSRVQSNKKDIMQMRKMIYPMRDLVAKLVTSEHPLIEPKTKKYLRDIQDHTIQIMETLETYRDINYSLKDLYLNAMSHEMNRIMKILTIISTFFIPLTFIVGVYGMNFKFMPELHWQHGYYLIWGIMLTIVVVLSIWFKRKGWF, from the coding sequence ATGAAACACAAAAAACGCCTTTCCAAGACAGGATTACCTCCGGGCACCCATGTGTACACCGGTAAAAATGTGGATGAAGTATCTCAGATTGAGCTGTTTTCTTACAATAAAACCAGATGTGTCCAAAAAAAATTGAATCATACGATTCCTTACACATTTGATCCGGAACTCAATCACTGGATCAATATTTATGGAGTACATGATGTAGCAGTGATCAAGACATATTGTGACCTGATAGGTGTGCATCATCTTTTCCAGGAAGACATTATGAATGTATTTCAACGGCCAAAAGTGGAGGAAGAAGATGATTATATTTTTACAGCACTCAAAGCATTTGATTGGAAAACTCAGGCCAACGAACTCGAAGATGAGCAGATTTCGATTATTTTGTCCAGAAATATGGTGATCACTTTTCAGGAAAAACCCGGCGATCATTTTGACATGGTAAGAGAAAGGCTGATGACAGATGGCTCAGTCGTCAGAGAAAGGAATATAGACTACCTTTTTTACAGATTGCTGGATATAACAGTTGATGTGTATTTCGATTTGCTCGAAAAAATGGGGGACTATCTGGAATCTACGGAAGATTTGATACTCAATCAACCTGAAAATGGCATTCTAAGCAGAGTTCAATCCAACAAAAAGGATATCATGCAGATGCGTAAAATGATTTACCCGATGAGAGATCTTGTGGCCAAATTAGTTACATCTGAACATCCGCTGATCGAACCAAAAACCAAAAAATATCTTCGCGACATTCAGGACCATACCATCCAGATCATGGAGACATTAGAGACATACAGAGACATCAATTATAGTCTGAAAGATCTGTATCTCAATGCTATGAGCCACGAGATGAACCGAATCATGAAAATCCTGACCATCATCTCTACATTTTTTATTCCTCTTACGTTTATCGTAGGGGTTTATGGTATGAATTTTAAATTTATGCCGGAATTGCACTGGCAGCATGGGTATTATCTCATATGGGGCATCATGCTCACTATTGTAGTTGTCCTTTCAATATGGTTTAAGAGAAAAGGCTGGTTTTGA